In Stenotrophomonas sp. 169, one DNA window encodes the following:
- the mdtD gene encoding multidrug transporter subunit MdtD, with amino-acid sequence MTSSYASIRPLLWLVSLAIFMQMLDSTIVNTALPAMARSLGESPLQMQSVVFSYALAVATFIPASGWIADRFGTRRTFLVAIILFTLGSLACALAQTLHQLVAARVLQGIGGAMLLPVGRLAVMRSVPREDFLRAMSFIAIPALIGPLIGPTLGGWLVEVASWHWVFLINLPIGVIGYLVAMKVMPDHYAAHRSRFDLRGYAMLAFGMVVLSLALDGISGMGTPHALVMLMTVAGLAALAGYWLHAANSTAPLFSLALFRVPSYRIGILGNLFSRIGSSAMPLLIPLLLQVGMGMSPMNAGLMMIPVAAAGMVSKRLAVKLVERFGYRRVLMVNTVLVGIAMASFALMGPGQHLGWRLLQLALFGAVNSLQFTVMNTVTLRDLDREFASSGNSLLSMVMMLAAGFGAAAAGSLLAAFAPLESHGATAALHATFLCVGAITLTSTLIFWQLPDTGPDPKQIEEVAE; translated from the coding sequence ATGACGTCAAGCTACGCCTCCATCCGCCCCTTGTTGTGGCTGGTATCGCTGGCGATCTTCATGCAGATGCTGGACTCCACCATCGTCAATACGGCGTTGCCGGCGATGGCGCGAAGTCTGGGCGAAAGTCCGCTGCAGATGCAGTCTGTCGTTTTCAGCTACGCACTGGCCGTAGCCACCTTCATCCCGGCGTCGGGCTGGATCGCCGACCGCTTCGGCACGCGGCGTACCTTCCTGGTCGCCATCATCCTGTTCACCCTTGGCTCGCTGGCCTGCGCGTTGGCGCAGACCCTGCATCAGCTGGTCGCAGCGCGCGTGCTGCAGGGCATCGGTGGCGCGATGCTGCTGCCCGTCGGTCGCTTGGCCGTGATGCGTTCGGTACCGCGCGAGGACTTCCTGCGCGCGATGAGCTTCATCGCCATCCCGGCATTGATCGGCCCGCTGATCGGCCCGACGCTGGGTGGCTGGCTGGTCGAAGTCGCGTCGTGGCACTGGGTGTTCCTGATCAATCTGCCGATCGGCGTGATCGGTTATCTGGTCGCGATGAAGGTGATGCCCGACCACTATGCCGCCCATCGAAGCCGCTTCGATCTGCGCGGTTACGCGATGCTGGCCTTCGGCATGGTGGTGCTGTCGCTGGCATTGGACGGCATCTCGGGAATGGGCACGCCGCACGCGCTGGTGATGCTGATGACCGTCGCCGGGCTGGCCGCGCTGGCGGGCTACTGGCTGCACGCCGCCAATTCGACCGCGCCGCTGTTTTCGCTCGCGTTGTTCCGGGTGCCGAGCTACCGCATCGGCATCCTCGGCAACCTGTTCTCACGCATCGGCAGCAGCGCCATGCCGCTGCTGATCCCCCTTCTGCTGCAGGTGGGCATGGGCATGAGCCCGATGAATGCCGGCCTGATGATGATTCCCGTCGCTGCCGCCGGCATGGTGTCCAAGCGGCTGGCAGTGAAACTGGTGGAGCGCTTCGGCTACCGCCGCGTGCTGATGGTCAACACCGTGCTGGTGGGCATCGCCATGGCCAGCTTCGCGCTGATGGGGCCGGGCCAGCACCTGGGCTGGCGGCTGCTGCAACTGGCGTTGTTCGGCGCGGTGAACTCGCTGCAGTTCACGGTAATGAACACGGTGACGCTGCGCGACCTGGATCGGGAGTTCGCCAGTTCCGGCAACAGCCTGTTGTCGATGGTGATGATGCTGGCGGCAGGGTTCGGCGCCGCAGCGGCGGGCAGCCTGCTGGCGGCCTTCGCACCGCTGGAATCGCACGGCGCCACGGCCGCCCTGCACGCGACCTTCCTGTGTGTCGGCGCGATCACGCTGACGTCCACGCTGATCTTCTGGCAGCTGCCGGATACAGGCCCGGACCCGAAGCAGATCGAGGAAGTCGCGGAGTGA
- a CDS encoding ATP-binding protein, whose protein sequence is MRLRRTLALLLSAWLALLPASAQPVPPTPRQLTVFDGLPSNTVNRMAEDRLGYLWIATNDGLARFDGRSYRIWRAEDGLRDNRIWTVLADARNQLWIGTENAGLVRLSADRRVMRFYDRDSQPLLASNTVWSVAATPDGAIWFGTYEGGLYRIDADDTLQRFLPEEGNDRSLPSNSVPFLATLPDGSLWVGTKRGLARWTGHDFERAPDSVLGDAMINGMTADADGSLWINTLGSVIVRHADGRFEPAPWPVPAGDQVLGMMLHDEQGGYWLDTRSGLGRGVAGRFQQVPLYSALARGRVRPNWSGAFQDREGGIWLASLNAGLWHLLPRWWQFSVLSRLEDDPASLRNAFVLGTAAAADGGVWTVGGHGALDKLDPATGKVEQHLTWVNGNHWLMSVAEDDQGNVWTGSMDALARYEPGSRRVRRWGRDDGADAVMEGNVQDIAVCGGLVWTMSPTGVQARDLQGRVQVGVPLGEGGLRAGQLNISLECGPRGQPWLAGSQGLQEWDPHLHVFALVDGGPAGAVHAMAFASGDQVWLSQDGRLVQHRWTGSALQRHRVIGAVQGYPALAANGLAVDETGIVWASSPRGMLRVDPRVPSVRLYGVHDGLPSQEFRENTLVASRSGQLLAGTPAGVVLFDPLKVGPPTRQAPLVIERVEVSRGDRKVELTHATPMVIEDGDRDLHIVARLLSFSDAASNVYRYRLGGYDPDWVDAGAGGERVFSRLPPGHYALEVQARSADHVWSKVQTLEFDVLPPWWRSVTGVLMLMALGLLLLSGFAWLYRRRLQRRHAYQMAVHKQEVAEQASAAKTRFLANLGHEVRTPMTGVLGMTELLLSSPLDTRQRNHAESIRSAGEHLLLLVNDALDLARIESGRLELQSQVFDLNLLLADVQALTAPLARQKGVQFTLQNELAIGLCAQGDPLRVRQILLNLLGNAVKFTQRGSITLRARSDTDAQGLRFDVSDTGPGISSELQKRLFRRYEQADGARTAAQYGGSGLGLAISRELAVAMGGDIAVRSQLGNGTCFSVVLPLPLQDGSGHADGEGPHAVVVPAAPLRILLVEDDPTVAEVIAGLLAARGHQVVHAEHALAALREMAGDRFDIGLLDLDLPGLSGFDLALHLRNQAHDLPLLAVTARTDPDLAEQVAAADMQGFLRKPVTGELLAEAIARALTAR, encoded by the coding sequence ATGCGTTTGCGTAGGACGTTGGCACTATTGCTGTCGGCATGGCTGGCCCTGTTGCCGGCGAGCGCGCAGCCGGTTCCGCCGACGCCGCGGCAGCTGACCGTGTTCGATGGCCTGCCGTCCAACACCGTCAACCGGATGGCGGAAGACCGTCTGGGCTATCTGTGGATCGCCACGAATGACGGGCTCGCCCGCTTCGATGGCCGCAGCTACCGGATCTGGCGGGCCGAAGACGGGCTGCGCGACAACCGCATCTGGACGGTGCTTGCCGATGCACGCAACCAGCTCTGGATAGGGACTGAAAACGCAGGTCTGGTGCGGCTGTCCGCTGATCGGCGGGTCATGCGTTTCTATGACCGTGACAGCCAGCCGCTGCTGGCCAGCAACACCGTGTGGAGCGTGGCGGCCACGCCGGACGGGGCGATCTGGTTCGGCACCTACGAAGGCGGCCTGTACCGCATCGATGCCGACGACACCCTGCAGCGTTTCCTGCCGGAAGAGGGCAACGACCGCAGCCTGCCGTCCAACAGCGTGCCCTTCCTGGCGACACTGCCCGACGGCAGTCTGTGGGTGGGCACCAAGCGCGGCCTGGCGAGATGGACGGGACACGATTTCGAACGCGCGCCGGACAGCGTGCTGGGCGATGCGATGATCAACGGCATGACCGCTGATGCCGATGGCAGTCTGTGGATCAACACGCTGGGCAGCGTGATCGTGCGTCACGCCGATGGCCGCTTCGAGCCGGCGCCGTGGCCGGTGCCCGCTGGCGACCAGGTGCTGGGCATGATGCTGCACGATGAGCAGGGCGGCTATTGGCTGGATACCCGGTCGGGTCTCGGACGGGGGGTGGCAGGGCGCTTCCAGCAGGTTCCGTTGTACAGCGCGCTGGCACGGGGACGGGTGCGTCCGAACTGGAGCGGCGCCTTCCAGGACCGCGAAGGCGGCATCTGGCTGGCCAGCCTCAACGCCGGCTTGTGGCACCTGCTGCCGCGCTGGTGGCAGTTCTCGGTGCTGTCCCGCCTTGAAGATGATCCGGCCTCGTTGCGCAACGCCTTCGTGCTCGGCACCGCCGCTGCGGCGGACGGCGGTGTCTGGACGGTGGGTGGCCACGGTGCACTGGACAAGCTGGACCCGGCCACGGGCAAGGTGGAACAGCACCTGACCTGGGTGAATGGCAACCACTGGCTGATGTCTGTCGCCGAGGATGATCAGGGCAACGTGTGGACAGGCTCCATGGACGCACTGGCGCGCTATGAACCTGGCAGCCGGCGCGTGCGCCGCTGGGGCCGCGATGACGGAGCCGACGCGGTGATGGAAGGCAATGTCCAAGATATCGCGGTATGTGGCGGGCTGGTGTGGACGATGTCGCCGACCGGTGTGCAGGCACGTGATCTGCAGGGGCGCGTGCAGGTGGGCGTGCCGCTGGGTGAGGGTGGCCTGCGCGCGGGGCAGCTGAACATCAGCCTGGAGTGTGGGCCGCGCGGGCAACCCTGGCTGGCCGGCAGCCAAGGGCTGCAGGAATGGGATCCGCACCTGCATGTGTTCGCCCTGGTCGACGGTGGTCCTGCCGGGGCGGTCCATGCGATGGCCTTTGCCAGTGGGGACCAGGTCTGGCTTTCGCAGGATGGGCGCCTGGTCCAGCACCGATGGACCGGCAGCGCGCTGCAGCGGCACCGGGTGATCGGCGCAGTGCAGGGGTATCCGGCGCTCGCCGCCAACGGGTTGGCCGTGGACGAAACGGGCATCGTCTGGGCGAGCAGCCCACGCGGCATGCTGCGGGTGGATCCGCGCGTGCCCAGCGTGCGCCTGTATGGCGTGCATGATGGATTGCCCAGCCAGGAGTTCCGCGAGAACACCCTGGTGGCCAGCCGCAGTGGCCAGTTGCTGGCAGGCACGCCGGCAGGCGTGGTGCTGTTCGATCCACTCAAAGTGGGGCCGCCGACCCGGCAGGCACCGCTGGTGATCGAGCGTGTCGAAGTCAGCCGTGGCGACCGGAAGGTCGAGCTGACCCACGCCACGCCGATGGTCATCGAAGATGGTGACCGCGACCTGCACATCGTCGCGCGCCTGCTGTCGTTCAGCGATGCGGCGTCCAACGTGTACCGGTATCGGTTGGGCGGCTACGATCCGGACTGGGTGGATGCCGGTGCGGGTGGCGAGCGTGTTTTTTCACGCCTGCCCCCCGGTCATTACGCGCTCGAGGTGCAGGCGCGCTCGGCCGACCACGTATGGTCCAAGGTGCAGACGCTGGAGTTCGACGTCTTGCCGCCGTGGTGGCGCAGCGTGACCGGTGTGTTGATGCTGATGGCACTGGGCCTGCTGTTGCTGAGCGGATTCGCCTGGCTGTACCGGCGACGTCTGCAACGCCGGCATGCCTACCAGATGGCGGTGCACAAGCAGGAGGTTGCCGAGCAGGCCTCGGCGGCCAAGACGCGCTTCCTGGCGAACCTGGGCCATGAAGTCCGCACGCCGATGACGGGTGTGCTTGGCATGACCGAACTGCTGCTGTCTTCGCCGCTGGACACGCGCCAGCGCAATCATGCCGAGTCCATCCGCAGTGCGGGCGAGCACCTGCTGTTGCTGGTGAACGATGCGCTGGACCTGGCGCGGATCGAGTCGGGGCGGTTGGAGCTGCAGTCGCAGGTATTCGATCTGAACCTGCTGCTTGCCGATGTCCAGGCGCTCACCGCGCCGCTGGCTCGGCAGAAGGGCGTGCAGTTCACGCTGCAGAATGAGCTTGCCATCGGGCTGTGCGCGCAGGGCGATCCGCTGCGGGTGCGGCAGATCCTGCTCAATCTGCTCGGCAACGCGGTCAAGTTCACCCAGCGCGGCAGCATCACCCTGCGCGCACGCAGCGACACCGACGCGCAGGGCCTGCGTTTCGACGTGAGCGATACCGGGCCGGGCATCAGCAGCGAACTGCAGAAACGGTTGTTCCGCCGCTACGAGCAGGCCGACGGTGCACGCACCGCAGCGCAGTACGGCGGCAGCGGCCTGGGGCTGGCGATCAGTCGCGAGCTTGCGGTAGCGATGGGCGGTGACATTGCCGTACGCAGCCAGCTGGGCAACGGGACGTGCTTCAGCGTGGTGCTGCCCCTGCCGCTTCAGGATGGCAGCGGGCACGCCGATGGTGAGGGGCCGCACGCGGTGGTCGTACCGGCGGCGCCGCTGCGCATCCTGCTGGTGGAAGACGATCCCACCGTGGCCGAGGTCATCGCCGGCCTGCTGGCGGCCCGCGGGCACCAGGTGGTGCATGCCGAGCATGCGCTCGCGGCCTTGCGCGAAATGGCCGGCGACCGCTTCGACATCGGTCTGCTGGATCTCGATCTGCCCGGCCTGAGTGGCTTCGACCTGGCGTTGCACCTGCGCAACCAAGCCCACGACCTGCCCCTGCTGGCGGTCACCGCGCGCACCGATCCGGATCTCGCCGAGCAGGTGGCGGCGGCGGACATGCAGGGGTTCCTGCGCAAGCCGGTGACCGGCGAGCTGCTGGCCGAAGCCATCGCCCGCGCGCTGACCGCCCGCTAG